One genomic segment of Ricinus communis isolate WT05 ecotype wild-type chromosome 5, ASM1957865v1, whole genome shotgun sequence includes these proteins:
- the LOC8272176 gene encoding HMG-Y-related protein A, which produces MMILAAIAALDDKNGSNKTSISKYIESKYGDLPAGHTALLTHHLARMKDTGELVFWKNNYMIPDPNAPPRRGRGRPPKPKVPLPPGSVPIPAKPRGRPPNDPDAPPKPVKPKPAATGSGRPRGRPRKIAHSMEDMNGTTTTRTVAMAES; this is translated from the exons ATG ATGATTTTGGCAGCAATTGCAGCACTGGATGACAAGAATGGCTCCAACAAGACATCTATATCGAAGTACATTGAATCAAAATACGGTGACTTGCCAGCCGGTCACACAGCGCTACTCACACACCATCTAGCCAGGATGAAGGACACTGGAGAGCTAGTCTTTTGGAAAAACAACTACATGATACCAGATCCAAATGCACCACCACGGCGGGGCCGAGGCAGGCCACCTAAGCCCAAGGTTCCACTGCCACCAGGCAGCGTTCCTATCCCTGCCAAGCCTAGAGGTCGTCCGCCAAACGACCCAGATGCACCCCCAAAGCCAGTGAAGCCCAAGCCTGCTGCTACAGGAAGTGGAAGGCCAAGAGGGAGGCCACGCAAGATTGCACACTCGATGGAGGATATGAATGGGACTACTACGACTAGAACTGTGGCAATGGCAGAAAGCTAA